From the genome of Solanum stenotomum isolate F172 chromosome 5, ASM1918654v1, whole genome shotgun sequence:
GGTTGCGGACGTATAAGTAAGACACTTCCAaacctccaaaaaaaatttccacaAGCTCTAAAAGATGTATCTTTCATCCAACATGTCTGGAAATTTCCACAAGCTCACACTTATtataaaagaagagaaatataaatataagtagAACAAACATGGAGAAAATGCTTTCATAATAATCATTTAATACCTATATAGGAACCGAATCCTAGTAGCTACCCGATATAATTATATTACCACCTGAGAGCATACACAATTGAGAACTCGAGATTCTTCACCTTTTCTATTTCTCCTTCAGCTCTAAGAAAAGCAGAACGACAACAAATTCTGAATGATAAGTGGAAGTCCTAAGTAAGTTacttatttccaaaaaaatagtaaaagaccAAAATTAGTTTTTTGATAATAGGCGTAATACAAAAATGCTTCTATAATAACCATTAAAGCAGACGAAGCACTTTAGCAGGATAGACAAAGATATAGTAAGTCCAGAAGAGGAAGAAGACACAGTAGAAAATGTTGCAGGAACTTTTAAAGGAACAATCCACAACTTCATCCATAAACAAAACTCGGTTTAATTTTCCATGTGCACTAGAACTTCGAGATGATATTTCAATTAGAGTAGGCTCCAATTCTTTACCTGAAAAAGTGGTGAGGTTTAGTAGTAAACTTAAATTCATGATTTCCTCACAATCTctgtacaaataaataaagacaagaTTACAATAATAACTATGTGTTATTCCTAAATAAGTTATAATTGAGCAAAAAATataccttgtgtgatgagaaaTCTTCCTAGTGAATTAATTGTAGATGTAGAGGAAATGGTCGAAAAGTGCTAGCTACTCGGTAGaaagataaaaggaaaataaaggcACTTTCAGCTAGCGACATATCACAATATATTTTACATCGTTTGATATTCTTTTCATAAGCCTCTTTCATTGTGCGGGAATGTTCTTGTTTGTTCAGGATTCATTGCCTACAGAAAGTTGGTAGGTATATAAAAGCATTAGAACTCCAATCAGTTCAACAGCTCAATGATGCAACAATCTGGAAGAGTCACTGAGACAATCACTTGTTACAATATTTGTAAATTGCACAATCAAGATACTTTAAGAATGAGCATCATGGAAAATAAATACAACGGAGAGCAGCTACACTAAGctatgaacaaatgtttatatGTGATCTTCTAATTTCAGAAAGTGGAAGAAGAACTTTATACTTGACAAATTTTTGAGAGAAGTTATCtcaaacaattattttattccGTGTTCAACTCTGTCTGCATTCCTATTTAAATTCATATGTTTTGTAATGGACGTAAGGTTTGGGTACACTAAATTTACCCTCTGCAAATTCCACCTATGTTAGAACTATGTTATTGTTATAGTTATAGTGAGCAGAATtatgttcaatttatttatgagggtaatttgatagaataaaaataaatatcccCCTTTATTAAAATTAAGCTAAGGAAAATAGATTGGAAATAAGAACAACAaccaataacaaataaataacaatcaaatgacaattgaatgatattgtttatgtatttgcCCTTTAACTAAAATCAACAAATTAGCTTCGTCTTATTGAGGCATTAATTAGCATTTTCTTGTATGGTTTTCAAAGAGAAGAAGCAATAAAAATAGTTACGTATCTGACTGTGGGAAAAggattcaaaataaaacaagGAAGTGAAAAAGCATTAACCTGAGCTTGTGAACATCTATTAGATCAGAAATGATGGACTAGGCAGCAAAGATGAAAGAATTAGTGAACAccaaggaaaataaaaaatcaagaaaaaaacaaaaaataagacAGCTGGAATCACTTAAAGAATCATCCACAATCCAAAATGACGGTACTACCCTCGGAAACCACCACTTATTTAGAATGATGATGAgatgagaaaataataaataatgatgaAAGGATAATAGGAGTAATTGTTTTTCACTTATTAAGGATAAAAGTTTATTCAACTACCGGTTTGGTATTATGGTCCGTTGCACGTGTACACCTAACTTTCCTAGGTTCCTCAAAAATTTATTGCAATTTTGAGGagtgaaaaatcaaattactatatacaattttaattatgtttcgCTTAATGAAAATTCTTTGATTTATTCAAGTCATATTTTGCATATAATTTCTCAGTTCCTccgtacttttttttttgttttactttaaaataatatgtaaccttaaaaatttaaattctcattttattatttacctaatatttaagtttattttagattataaattataaattttttcttttttaaacattaTGCTGAAACTAGGCAAGAATTACAAGGGATTCACCTTTTCGTTGGGAAATTATATTTATCAtacatacaaaatttaaattattttttatgtaactATTAAATCGCTTCAACTCTTTAggtatcttttttatattttgaatctcatattgaaaattttgactcTAAAAAGAATATCATGTAAGTAGCAACGATTATAAAATTTCTTTTGTCTAGATGcatctctattttatttttaaaaatgttttgaaTCCATTAGGAGTCAGTTGGAAGCTGAATGAGTAATTAGTGTTAAAATCTGCATAAATAATGTCATATTTGGTAATTGGTTAAGAAATAAGCTatttatgtatgaaattaatattGTGTTGTTTGGTTTTTGTAATTTAGAAATTCACATAACTAAtactacatatataaattatgagGAAACCTATGTATTATTTATGCAAGAtagaagataaaataaaaataatacataaataagtaAACCCTCCATAACTAATCCCTCCGTAAAATTACACATAGATTTCCTCAtaactaatttatgtattactaataAGTGTATAACTCTAACCTCTAACAAAACAACtccttactatttttttttgtaaaaaataaatgggGCAATGGAGGGGAAAATGATAGTGAGGAATCGTTACTAATAAGATGAAAGTTCAAATATCCAATCAGGAATTATTACTCTCTctcgtctcattttatgtgacactctGTTTTTAGTccgtcccaaaaagaatgttaCCTTACTATAATTATAAGTAATTTGACTTTAAAGATTTTCTTTACCGCACCCAAGAATGTGACCTAGTGGTTGAAAACCGTGAAGTTTCAtgttcaattttcaacaaagacaaaaaatacTAGATAATTCTTCTTACCTATTATATTCACAAGGACTATTTAGATTAGATTAAGCAATACCACATACaataaaacgaaaaaaaataaaattctttacATCTTAATAAAAATTCTGGCTCAGCGTTAAATAATATCATTTGAGTTGGTAGGGTAAAAAAGTTTGTTGGCTTGCTTAGCAACTAAATACAAAAAAAGCAGCACATCACACACTCATCAGAAAGTCAAAAGAGCAACAGCTAACATAGACAGTTAGTTGGCCTtagacacacacacacacactagACCtgacactatttttattaaaattgtataaCACTAtctttttataactttttattcAGTCCCTCCATACTCTTATCACAAtttattttcacaaaaaaaaaaaaaaaatagtgaaagagACTCTTCCCTTGTCTGTACATTAATTAGAAATctcttaatttgtttttttcttttcagctATTTCTTTTCTGTATGTAGTTCTaaaaaaagggacattttttcatactgaaaaaaatataataagaagtTTTCATTTCAAGGTTAAGTTGGTCTTTCGTTAAATTTATTGAATTGAAGCTTTTTGAAACATTCTTGAAATTGTTTGGTTTTGCAATGCAGGTCCAGTAAATGGGATTCAATGGGAGCTCTGATGAATTCTTAGGTTTTTTCTCTATCTCCATCTGGTAAAGGTTTGTTCTTTTGGGGTCTTATTCTTTTCTTTGGTTCTAAACTCTGTGTGTGTGGTGGGATGAACACTATCCCTCCGTTCCACCATTAACCAGAGGTcgaaaatgaaaaaatcttgGTAAGGAGCGCTTTCTAGATTAGTTGGGCCCAAAGTGGGCCCGGGTggaagcaaaaaaaaagaagaagttatgCTCTATCCgattcaatttgtttgtctggttttgacttggtacgaagttttaaaaaatgaataaaacttttaaatcttgtggttttaaagtaaaatatatataatgtacCAAATTGCCCGTTaatcttatggtcttaaatATGTTGTATGCAAGTTACCATTAAGGAGTTcacaaaaaggaaagaaacgttctttttgaaatggattgaaaggaaagtaagacaatgAAATTGAAACGAAGGGAGAATGATAGAGTAagacaaagaaattgaaacggagggagtatggtATTTGCTTTTATGGTGGTTGATTTTGTTTAGTATCTTTTAAATTGGAACTTTTGTGGAGCAAATTTTATTAGTGAAAAGGACTTGAACTTGATTTGTTTATTAGTACTTTTGAGTAGTTTGAAGTTGCTATATCATTTACTGACTGATAGGACAAGGAGTAATCCAACATTACTCTTGTGATTTAAGTATGGTAACACAATGTTTTTCTGtcaaaacttcaacttttgagattatgagttcttgatataTATCCGAAGCTGCTATAGTAATCTTCGTTAGAAAGTATTAACTGTAGTCATGCTGTTGAATCAGACAGTTACATTAGTACGTGACAGAGTCGGTAAGATTGGACAATTTCCATGATGTAAATCCAGTCAAGTGCAAACGAAATGACCGAGTAGATATCTTCCTCTACATTACTGGAAAACCTTAGAACTCGAAGGCTTAAGGACTTGAAAACATTCTGTCAATTGGTCTTATTGTTACTACAGTTTTATGATTATGTACTTTGTACTAGATATCTGTCGCGCATTTCTAGTCCTTactttaattcaattttttacttGGAAGACAACAGATCAAGATGGAGGTCAATGAAACCGCGAAAATAGCTATAGTTAGACCAGTAGCTTCAAGGCCAAGATGTCCTGTTTACAAATCTTTCTCTGAGCTCTTAGCTGGTGCGGTAGATATATCATCCACAAATGCTAGTTCTGAAATGGCGATTACCGCCATAAGACCAAAGACTGTCAGGCTGAAGCCTGTAACAAACCATGCTTTAGTTGGAGAGCGTTCTTCACAGGTCGATAATCTCTCTTTATTAGCTTCCATCATTAATGGCttgaatgttttctttattttgcttTATTTCAATTGTACATCTTGAAGAAATACTCAAATTATTTTGCTGAGCACTTTTTAATCCTATAGAAAAACTTGTTACTTCAGGTTGGAGTGTCTGAGGCACCAGTTGGTTGTCGATCTGATTACATCATGCAATCGGTAGAGAAACCCAAGGTTCTGTATAAACCCATAGCTAAACTTGCACCAAGGAAAACAATTCCTCTACTTGAAAATAAGGTTAGTTTCCTTTTATATGTTGCGATGATGGGACGACCCTTTTTTGTTAGTGTACAATGGTGCATAAATTCAGGCGGGATGAAGTTTTCCTGCACTATTCAAATTGTTGTCTCACAATACGAGTAATGAATAGCAGAAGAAATGTACTACAATATTGTTCTGCAGCAATAATGAAATCTAGCACATCTTATGCATAGGGAAGCTCTGCATCTGATCAGCGACAAGAAAAAGCTGAGGCTAAGGCTGATGTTTCATCAGCAAAGGAAGTTAAACAACATCGCGACCTTACGACAGAATCTAAACAAAGTCTCTTAGCAAAATCAGGAGAGGACAAAAAAATAGTGGGTTCAACAATTGTATCAGAGAACACAGAAGAGGTTCCACAATCTTTGGTCAACACAAGTAATGTCGACCGTCCTAGTTATGATGGATATAATTGGAGAAAATATGGACAAAAGCAAGTTAAAGGAAGTGAATACCCGAGAAGTTACTATAAGTGCACGCATCTAAAGTGTCCTGTGAAAAAGAAGGTTGAAAGATCATACGATGGCCAGATTGCTGAAATTGTTTACAGGGGTGAGCACAACCACCCAAAGCCTCAGCCTCCAAAGCGCAACTTGTCAGACGTACATGTGCGAGCAGGCGTATGCAATGACACTTTTAAAGAAACAAATAATCCTGCATGGAGTAACCAACATCCTCAGACGAGTGAAGCTTACGTCTGTAGGATAGAAAATCCGAATGATGTCGGGTTGACTATAAATTCAGCTCATTCTAGCAAAGCACCATGCTTTTATGATCCCATTGCAGCTGCAGGAATGCACACTGCTGTCGGAAATTCTGAAGATTCTGCTGAAGGAAGTAAAAAGTTGGAGACTACTTGTGATGaaccaaaaactaaaagaaGGTTAGAAAGCAAGtaaattcaattatataaatcACCTATCTTAACTTAGTGTGTCTACGGACTACGGAACCAATGCTAGCACACTACATTTCACTCATTCTTGTTGCTAAGTCGTTCGTGTATTTGTTCATCATACACTTTTGTCTTTCAAAGAACTTAAGGTGAGATTTTTCCTATGTGTATTTCAGTATTGATTCGATTTGGTATTCGGAAATACCACTGTGGGCTTTCACGTTATCACTTTCTAATTTGTGACAACTATGGGGTTTTACCTTTCAGGAAACTTAAAGGCCAATGCAATGGAGCAGGTACATCAGGGGAAAGTACATTTCCTTATATACCAAACCAAAGTACTACTGACTCTGAAATTACTGATGATGGTTTTCGCTGGAGAAAATATGGCCAGAAGGTTGTCAAGGGAAGTTCATATCCCAGGTAAAATTGTTTTCTCATCCTTATGCACAAACTTTAGAAGACAAACCACAGGAAATAACATACAGGGTGGAATGGAACTATAATAACTTGAGGAATCTTAGTAGCTTAGCTGGTTGGTcacagtggcggagccaggatttttaataagggggttcaaTAATTGAAGAACTAAACATACGAACTAatcgaagggggttcgacatctattatatatacataaaaaataattttaactatgtataaatagtaaaattttcCGCCGAGGGGGGTCGGATGACCCCCCTCACAGAAGGCTGGCTCCGCCCCTGGTTGGTCACCTGAACTCCCACCTTGTTGGTGAGGGTTTGATTCCCCACATTGTAATCTCCTCccctattaaaaaaaactataataacTCACAAAGCATGCATATGACGAAGGTTATGCATGGATTTTGTAGCTTTTCGAATGCCAAACATCACCGTTTTAGATATGACATCCCTCACGAAGCATGGATGACCGGATACTCATACTGTATAGAGCAAGTTAAACAgctatttttgaaaatatgaaaatttactAGAATGTCTCTCGACCCTCGTTTATGTTTATGTAGATAATGCTTGCTTGTAAAAAATGCTTTGTCCTATTACCCTCTTGACATATTTTCCTATTAATCATGTCTTGATTGCTGCTATACACAGGAGCTATTATAGATGCACAAGTCCTAAATGCAGCGTGCGGAAGTTTGTTGAAAGAACCATGGATGATCCAAAAGCCTTTATTACTACATATGAGGGAAAACACAACCATGTCGTTCCAAACAGAAGACCAAATTCAGAGGCGTCCAAGACGAGCTCAAAATCTTCAGCTATGAAAGAGAAATCATAGTCTCCGTGATCAGAATAACCTCATCCCAGCAAAAATAAACTATATGCTAATATTATACACTCAAGAAGATGGTTTAGCAAAACGGAAATTAATGAAGTTAATCTTATTGCAGTAGTCATTATATTTCCTTTGCTAAACCATCTGAGAGCGCCAAATGCTTGGGAGTTCCTATTTGTTTGCTAGAAGAGGCAACAATTGAGATCTTTTCAAGCATCAAGAATGTAAACAATTGGCCTCTAATGAGTTAATAATTAGTTATCTATATATGTTCAAGacatcaatattatattgttaaGTTGACAAACagttaatttcaaaatatgagTTTCTTATTTGAGTAAATATAGCTTTTTTTGGTACCTTATTATACTGTTTTGAAGTGtgcatctttcttcttcatttaaTATTACAAATTATTAACTTAGAATTCAGTAACATAAAGTAACTAGAATCTTAAAGCTCATAAGCTTCAAATTCTAGTTCCGCCTAATGCTTTATTTTATCTCTGCAAATTTTActcttcaacttctttttctGATCTACCGCTGTTAGAGCATACTACAATATTTGTTCTTTTGGaataagggtgtgtttggtatgaaaggaaaatatttttctgaaaaataagtGGAAAGTGGATTTATACTTACTTTCTACTctctccgtttcacaaagaatgacctagtttgacttggcacgaagtttaaaaaaataaagaagacttttaaatcttgtagtcctaaattaaagttatgtcaaatgtacaaaatttccctttaatcttgtggccttaaacatgccacgtggaaagttgaaattaaaatgttaccaaaaaaagaaagaggtcgttctttttaaaacagactaaaaaggaaaggaggtcattctttttgaaacggagggagtaatatttagtaagtaaacaaaaaaaaaacaacatccTGAAAGCAAGAGTACTATATGTTATCAAGTAAAACACTATAGAGTGAGATAAGGTAGGGAGTGGGGGTTCAGGGGTGACGAAGGTGAGATGGTCAAGGGGTATGGGTTGTGGGAATTGCGTGGAGAGGATATgagaaataaatttgaaatgtcatttactttttattttttcattagagaagtcatttttctcttttaagaaACTTCTTTTTGTTTAGCAAATGTTTTCCCGACATTTTGACCAACAAAATATACgaaaatttgaaaatgagtAAACTATTAGAACATCTGGCGTTAGGACATCACTCAATAGCTTAGTCGTATTAGGATCAGTAGTTTAGTCGTATTAGGATTGCATTACTAATTCAgcagttattatttatttagattacTTTAGTTCAATTCGTTTAGGAGTCTTTTTATTTTCCCTGTAACTCTATTTAGTACTTTGCTGCCTTCATTAATAAACATACTCTTTTCAGCACACATTCAGTCTTTATATGGTATCAGGGCTCTTCACGCTCTAACGAGTacgatcaattttttttcttctcctcaCGCAGATCAGCAACAATGACCAATTACAATGGTAACAACAATGGCAACAATCCTAGAGTTGTCAATGCTGATAACACGACGGGTACTAATATTATCATTCAATTCAATCCTGCATCCCAATTACCCATCAAACTAAGCGGTGGTCACAACTTCGCCACCTGGAAAGCCCAATTTTTCATGCTTATGTATGGCTGCAACCTCTTTGGCCATCTCGATGGAACCACTCCATCCCCCAGTCGCACGATTACTCTCGGCGCAAATATATCTCCTAATCCTGCCTTTCTAACTTGGTTCCGTCAGGACCAACTTATCCTGAATGCCCTCATGGCTTCTGTCGAACCCACTATTGCCTCTACTGTTGCTGCCGCTGACACGGCTAAATTAGCTTGGGATGCTTTGCATACCACTTATGCGAACAAATCTCAAACCCGAGTCTTCAGTTTGCGTGATCAGCTTGCTCGTGTCATTAAGGACTCTCGCTCCATTACTAAATATCTTCACACTATTCGGTCCTTTTCAGATGAGTTAGCCACTGCTGGTGCTCCTGTTTCCAATCCTAAACTCATCGTCAAAATACTCAATGGTCTAGGTCCTGAATTTCGTGAGATCTCTGCTGCCATTCGTGCATGCGATACGGCTATCTCCTATGAGGAACTGTTTGTAAAGCTACTGGACTTTGAACTCTTCCTTCGCCACGAGGATGCTAAGAAACTACCTAGTACCATCACTGCTGCAGTTGCTACTCCCATCAAATTCAACTCCAATAATCGCAACAATCGTAGACAAACCAACAACTCTCAACAATGGCGCCAAAATTCGCGTCCAAGCACTCCACCACAATGGCAGTCCAATTCCAATCTGAACGGTGTTCCTCGATATCAACTATGTAATAGAATTGGCCACACTGCCAatgtgtcacaccccgagcctacaccctgggcgggaccggcacccggagaccatttctgaccccaagcgaacccttggcctggctttcttaactcagcggaaacctaacccaacataataactcaatgcaatgcaatattacaaaacaacttaacttataacatatggccataaaggcaactcgaatctcaaaatagaatatttacatatatacatatagatgagagactcaatactagctgactgactgtctgtctatgaagcctctaaaatactgagatggacgttgggacagaccccgcaacatcctaataaaacaaaaactaagaacacaaaataattgagtcctccggaatgcaaggaggctcaccactgactctggagtgctcagctggatcaacgacgtgcaggatgctgatccggggtacctgaatctgcatcatcaaacgatgcaggccaactggcatcagtacatggaatgtacgagtatgcgagctggaaagctaagcaacataggctagaaggaaatttggaagaaactgaaatagcttacctggctcaactcaactcaacctgactgacttctttcaatataaggcaatttaaaacaagtgcgatataaagaaagactgtttaaaacatgctataaactctgtgtgtatacaaagatacaataagcctgaaatgtatatagaaatacaatgaactgatgtatataaaaatacaataatctctgtgtatgaaaatacaataactgctgtgggagtttctctaaccgacaaccatcacataagagctatagtgatgatacagcgatcgacctcacgctgccagagcatcttatacccggccaaaggtataagacctgaactgcctaatggatccactagtctaatctgaaaaggattcatctaaaaagtatgatccttttctacccatggtggctaacatggttctatgggggctgtgggttctttgaacgctcccccaattcggtgctcgatactactcccaaaaatgtactggctcttatgtttttaaaacatatttcttcctgctgatatgagataattactcaaaaactagcccgaaggctcttttggaaatctcagtttccaaccttgtttaaatgtaaaaacatttctttaaaacttctttgggaatacatagttccctaataactttgagaaaagaactcaactttaaactctttactttacttgaactcttggcttgatgtgaaactcttaacttaacatgaaactcttaacttttgacttgacttgaaactcaatacttaacttggaacttgagccttagaatgaagttaaaacgttcaatgaagactcttggaaaaccttaaagacttgctttgacttacttacttctaagcttgacttcacttgacttggaaactaacttcacttgaattggaaactaacttcacttgacttggaaactaacttcacttgacttgtaGTTTTACTTGACTTTTGgaagtaccttggagtgttggaaacaactaggaaacataggtataatacctaggaacatgtatgaaaaaagaaatggtgAATGAAAGGGAAGGATTGGTGTCCTTGGCACTAGGAGAGGTGCGACAGCCCAGcccctttttccccaaaaaaactgactttttccctttgtttctttccaattctaaaccctctcaacctcaaGGTTTCAGCAgcaacacttagaatcataaagacccttattatacaatagattcaactcaaaaatcacaGCCAGAAATCTGTACTaaatcagcaagaacttcaacacaacaccACTACAACTTCAATAACCaataaatcttctcttggaattaaaaacgagttggtgtgtgggggtatgaaccaaccaacactaaggatcataaaatccctcaacatacaatagatcaCAACTCAAATACACAGCCCAATcctgtcccacaaccaacaataacttcaacaacacaactaacaacatcaacaacaactaacaacttcaacaacttcaacaacaaatccaatctc
Proteins encoded in this window:
- the LOC125865976 gene encoding WRKY transcription factor 44, translating into MEVNETAKIAIVRPVASRPRCPVYKSFSELLAGAVDISSTNASSEMAITAIRPKTVRLKPVTNHALVGERSSQVGVSEAPVGCRSDYIMQSVEKPKVLYKPIAKLAPRKTIPLLENKGSSASDQRQEKAEAKADVSSAKEVKQHRDLTTESKQSLLAKSGEDKKIVGSTIVSENTEEVPQSLVNTSNVDRPSYDGYNWRKYGQKQVKGSEYPRSYYKCTHLKCPVKKKVERSYDGQIAEIVYRGEHNHPKPQPPKRNLSDVHVRAGVCNDTFKETNNPAWSNQHPQTSEAYVCRIENPNDVGLTINSAHSSKAPCFYDPIAAAGMHTAVGNSEDSAEGSKKLETTCDEPKTKRRKLKGQCNGAGTSGESTFPYIPNQSTTDSEITDDGFRWRKYGQKVVKGSSYPRSYYRCTSPKCSVRKFVERTMDDPKAFITTYEGKHNHVVPNRRPNSEASKTSSKSSAMKEKS